Proteins from one Chroococcidiopsis sp. CCMEE 29 genomic window:
- a CDS encoding metallophosphoesterase: MTLKRRQFLFLSSLSGLGLGFLAKMLLNQNAENADVNSAITFNLALEPTIAKSSPIAPILRFVSVADTGTGAQGQYAVAKAMTQYRRQNSYDFVLLAGDNIYNNGEIEKISAVFERPYQPLLKQGVKFHACLGNHDIRTANGEPQVRYPGFNMQGRYYTFRRDPVQFFALDTNSNADWKTQLVWLEQELSRSNSSWKIVFGHHPVYSSGHYGVSQTFIKTLAPLFQKYGVQLYINGHDHNYERTRAMNGTTYLVCGAGAGVRPVGRSAWTEYSASQLSFAAFDVYSDRIEISGIDTKNRVFDQGIIQI; this comes from the coding sequence ATGACCCTCAAACGTCGCCAGTTTTTATTTTTAAGTAGCCTTAGCGGTCTTGGTTTAGGCTTTCTGGCTAAGATGCTCCTGAATCAGAACGCCGAGAATGCTGATGTTAATTCCGCGATCACCTTTAATCTTGCCCTAGAACCCACAATAGCTAAGTCGTCACCAATCGCCCCAATTCTACGTTTTGTTTCCGTAGCAGATACAGGAACTGGGGCACAAGGTCAGTATGCGGTAGCCAAGGCAATGACTCAATATCGCCGCCAAAACTCATATGATTTCGTACTCTTGGCTGGGGATAACATTTACAACAACGGTGAAATTGAAAAGATTAGTGCGGTGTTTGAGCGTCCTTATCAACCTTTGCTCAAGCAGGGAGTCAAATTCCATGCCTGTTTAGGCAATCATGACATTCGCACCGCCAATGGTGAACCCCAAGTCCGCTATCCGGGCTTTAATATGCAAGGGCGCTACTACACTTTCCGCCGCGATCCAGTGCAATTTTTTGCCTTAGATACCAACTCTAATGCTGACTGGAAGACTCAGCTAGTGTGGTTAGAGCAAGAACTGAGCCGCAGTAATTCATCCTGGAAAATTGTATTTGGTCACCATCCTGTCTATTCATCTGGTCACTACGGCGTAAGCCAAACCTTCATAAAAACCCTAGCTCCCCTGTTTCAGAAGTACGGCGTTCAACTGTATATCAATGGGCATGACCACAATTATGAACGCACGCGCGCCATGAATGGAACAACGTATCTTGTTTGTGGTGCTGGTGCAGGAGTTCGTCCAGTTGGTCGTTCAGCGTGGACAGAGTATTCTGCCAGTCAGTTGAGTTTTGCCGCCTTTGATGTGTATAGCGATCGCATAGAAATTAGCGGCATCGACACCAAAAACCGCGTGTTTGACCAAGGTATTATCCAAATATAA